The genomic window CTGATCGTCACGCTCGTCTGCTTTGCGCTGATTTCCTGGATCATCCGCTGGATTTTCCCCTGGCCGTGGCTGATGGCGTTATGGCTGGCGGGTGCCACCTTTGGCCTGATCATGCTCGGCGCCATTGGCCAGCGCTACGCCACCATCGCTTCCGCCACCCTGATTCTCTCGATCTACTCCATGATCAATATCGAGCAGCACGGCGGCGTGGATGATGATGTCACCCTGCGCCAGCTATTACTGTGGCTGGGCGCTGCCTGGTACGGGCTGATTTCAGTGGTCTGGTGCGCGCTGTTTTCCCGTCAGCCGGTCAAGCTCAGCATGGCGCGCCTGTATAAAGCCTTGGGTAAATACCTGATGCTCAAGGCAGAACTGTTTGAGCCGGTGCGCGGCGTGGATATCGAAGCGCGCCGGATGGCGCTGGCGCGCCAGAATGGCGTGGTCGTGGAAGCCTTGAATCAGGCCAAGGAAATGCTGCTACGACGCATGGAAGGCCAGCGCGGCAGCCGCAAGCTGAACCGTTATCTGCAGGTTTACTTCATCGCCCAGGATATTCACGAACGGGCCAGCTCCACCCATTACCCCTACAGCGCCCTGACCGAGACCTTTTTTCACCATGATGTGCTGTTTCGCTGCCAGCGGCTGCTGGATCAGCAAGGGCTAGCCTGCCGTCGCCTGGCCAAGTCGCTGTTACTCAACCGCACCTTTGACCATCGCCAGAGCGAAGAGGCGCTGGCCGATCTACGCGCCTCGATTGCCAACCTGCGCGACCAGGACAAGCCCGAATGGCGCCCTTTGATGCAACCGCTGAATGCCCTGGCGGATAACCTGACCACGCTGGAAAAACAGATCGCCAGCGCCCACAACCCGGCCGCCAGCCAGCCGCGTCAGGACACCGCCCTGTTCGACCGCTCGCCGGGCAACCTCAAGGAAGCCTGGCAGCGTGTCCGCCTTAACCTGACTTTGGGTTCACCTACCTTTCGACATGCCATACGGCTATCAATTGCCCTGGTCGCGGGCTTTTTACTGCTGCAGTGGCTGGACCCGGAACAGGGCTTCTGGATACTGCTGACCATACTGTTCGTCTGCCGACCCAATTTCGCGACCACCAAGCGCTTCTTGTTCAAACGCATCATTGGCACTGTGCTCGGGCTGATTGTCGGCTGGGCGCTGATCAGCCTGTTTCCCCAACCGGCTATCCAAAGCATGGTGGCGGTTGCCGCCGGGGTGGCGTTTTTTGCCACCCGCGAAAAACACTATCTGGTGGCCACGGCGTCCATCACTCTCTTGGTGCTGTGCGGGTTCAATCAGGTAGGCGACGGTTTTGATCTGATCTGGCCGCGGCTGTTCGATACCCTGATTGGCGCTTTTATTGCCGCATTAGCAATCTTCTTTATCTTCCCCGACTGGCAGGGGCGCAAACTCTACCGCACCGCTGCCAGGGTGATGACCAGCCATCGCCACTATCTGGATGAAATCATTCAGCAATATGCCACCGGCAAGCAGGATGATCTCAGCTACCGGCTGGCGCGGCGCAATGCCCACAACAGCGACGCAGCCTTTTCCAGCCAGGTAAACAACATGCTCCATGAACCGGGCCACTACCGCCGCCAGGATGCGGACAGCGGGCTGCGCTTTCTGCTGCTGTCGAACATACTGCTCAGTCACCTCTCCGCTCTCGGCGCGCACCGCCACCGCATGGCGGACGATGAGGATGACGCCCAGTCAATTCCTGTGGCCAAACGCATCAGCGCTCTGATGGATTATATTGCCGGGCAGCTGGCATCCGGCGAGCCATGCGGCGCCATTGATAAGGATGTGGAACGCCTGCTTGAACATCTCGAAGACCATCCAGCCGCGAATGGCGAGGGAGCCGAGCTTTATCGCCCAGTGCAAAGCCAGCTGCGCCTGATTGCCACCCAGCTGCCCCCTATTGTGGATGTGGCCAACCGGTTGACAGGCAGCGCCTCCCCCAGCCATCGCCACTGAAAACTTTCATACCTGGCCGTAGCGCCCGGCGGCTTCGCCCAGCCAGCGGCGCACCAACACAGCACTCACATGCGGTTCGCCCTGCAGCTCTCGGGCCAGGGCGCTCACTCTGTCAAGCAGGTCGCCATCGCGTTCCAGATCAGCGATTTTCATCTGGGCCAGGCCGGTCTGGCGGGTGCCCAGCACTTCACCTGGCCCGCGAATCTGCAAATCCTTTTCAGCAATCTGAAAGCCGTCATTGGTATCGCGCATCACGCCCAGCCGTTCGCGGGCGCTTTTGGATAGCGGTGAATGATAAAGCAGGACGCAGAAACTCTCGGTACTGCCTCGCCCCACCCGGCCGCGCAGCTGGTGCAGCTGGGAAAGCCCCAGCCGTTCAGGGTTCTCAATGATCATCAGGCTGGCGTTGGGTACATCCACCCCCACTTCAATGACGGTGGTGGCCACCAGCAGATCCAGCTCGCCCGCCTTGAAGGCTGCCATCACCTCGGCTTTTTCAGCGGCCTTCATGCGCCCATGCACCAGGCCAATCGCCAGCTCCGGCAAGGCTTCCGTCAGCTCGTCACGGGTGACTTCAGCCGCCTGGCATTGCAGCGCCTCAGACTCCTCAATCAGGGTACATACCCAGTAAGCCTGACGGCCATCGCCGCAGGCAGTACGAATGCGGGTAACCACTTCCGGGCGACGTTCGTCAGAAACGACCACCGTCTTGACCGGCGTGCGCCCTGGCGGCAACTCGTCAATGATTGAAACATCCAGATCCGCATAGGCGCTCATCGCTAGGGTGCGCGGAATCGGCGTGGCGGTCATGATCAGCTGATGGGGCGTCAGGCCACCGTCGGCGCCTTTCTCACGTAGCGCCAAGCGCTGGTGAACCCCAAAGCGGTGCTGCTCATCGATAATCGCCAGCCCTAGGCGCTGGAAGATCACGTCTTCCTGAAACAGGGCGTGGGTACCCACTACCATCCGCGCGCGTCCATCTGCAATGGCGGCCTTGGTATCCAGCCGTGCCTTGCCCTTGAGCTTGCCAGCCAGCCAGGCAACGTCAATTCCCAGCGGTTCAAACCAGCTCTTGAAAGCCTGGTAATGCTGCTCTGCAAGCAGTTCAGTGGGCGCCATCATCGCTGCCTGACAGCCACCGGAAAGTGCTGACAGGGCCGCCATGGCGGCCACCACCGTCTTGCCGGAGCCCACATCGCCCTGCACCAGGCGCAGCATCGGCGCGGCACGGGCCAGGTCCAGGCCAATTTCTTCAATCACCCGCCCCTGGGCGCCGGTCAGGGCAAAGGGCAGCTGGGCCAGAAAACGCATCTGCAGATTGCGCCCTGTGGGCAGCGCGGGGGCGCCGTCTGACTGGATGCGTAGACGCACCTCGCGCAGGCTGAGCTGGTGGGCCAGCAGCTCCTCAAGCGCCAGCCGCCGGGTGGCAGGATGCTGACCCTGGGCCAGCTGCTCCAGATCCATCTCCGGCGGCGGCTGGTGAAGAAGATGCAAACTGGCATGCAGGCCGGGCAGGTTGAAGCGCGCCAATAACGCTGCGGGAATCACATCCGGCAGAGCCTCAGGGTGGGCATCCAGCTGGGCGAGCGCCTGTTGGGTCAGCGCCCGCAAGCGGGCCTGATTGAGCCCTTCGGTCGTCGGGTAGATAGGGGTAAAGTACTCTTCTACCGGGGCTGCGCCAGCGCTGGTCAAACGGTATTCAGGATGATAGATCTCCAACCCCGTTGCACCCGCCCGAGCTTCTCCAAAGGCACGCACTCGCACGCCAGGGCGCAATTGCTGCTGTTGGGCGGGCGCAAAATGAAAGAACCGCAGGCTCAAAATGCCGCTGCCATCACTCAGCCGGATGAGCAGGCTGCGCCGCCGCCCTTTCACCACATCGCTGGCCGTTACCTCGCCCTCGATCACCGCTTCCTGACCGGCATGCAGGCTGCCGATCGGCGTCAGCCGGGTGCGATCCTGATAACGCAGCGGGAGATGAAACAGCAGGTCACTGATCTTCTCTATGCCCAGCCGTCCAAGCTTCAGCGCCAGGGCTTCACCGACGCCTTTAAGTGCCGTGACGGGCGCTTCCAGGCTACTCATGACGGCAGGCCAGTCTCGCAAAGGGGTTTACGGCACTGGGCAATGGCCTGAATCAAGGCATCAATCGCCTTGGGCCGTGGAAAGCTGGCTCGCCAGGCAATCGCGACCGTTCGGGTGGGGGCCGGCGGCGCAAAGGGGCGGCTGACCAGCAGGGTATTTTCGTAGCTCTCCGTACCGAGCGCCGACTGGGGCAAGACGGTAATGCCCAGCCGTGACGCCACCATATGACGAATGGTTTCCAGTGAGCCCCCTTCGGCAATCAGGGTGTTATTGGGGCTGTTGAGCTTATGGGTGATGGCCGGGCAGGCTTCAAGAATCTGGTCGCGGAAACAGTGGCCCTCGCCAAGGAGTAGCAGCCGTTCCTTGAGCAGGTCTTCCTTGTAAATCGTGGCACGCTCCACCCAAGGGTGGTTAGAGGGCATCAGGACTTCGAAATGCTCTTCGTAGATAGGCCGGGTGACAACATCGGTCTCATTGAACGGCAAGGCGACAATAATCACATCCAGCTCACCGCTACGCAGTTTGGCGCGCAGGGTACCGGTCAGCCCTTCTTCGATGTACAGCGGCATCTGCGGGGCGGCAGCGGCTAAAGCCGGCACCAGATGGGGGAAAAGATAAGGCCCGATAGTATAGATGGCACCAATGCGCAAGGGGTTGGCAAGCTGGTCTTTACCGGCGCAGGCCATCGAAAAGATCTGGCTGCTTTGTTCCAGCACCCGCTGCGCCTGGGCAATGATCTTTTCCCCCAGCGGAGTCACCTGTACATTCGACTTGGAGCGCTCAAAGAGCGCCACATCAAGCTCTTCTTCCAGCTTTTTGACCGCCACCGACAGCGTCGGCTGAGAAACGTGGCAACGCTCTGCGGCACGTCCGAAATGACGTTCCTGGGCAAGGGTTACGATATAACGCAGTTCTGTTAAAGTCATAAAGCGCAGTGGCATCCTCTCGTGGCAGTCACTGGTGTCGTCGTCACCCGCGCGACAACGTCCATTGCTGGCCGACCGGCCAACGCCCGCCAACCCTTATAGCATTCTAATAGAGGGAAGCAGGCGCTAATAGGGATACTTTATCGCAGGAGTAAAACCAGATGGGATTCAGCGTATTGATCATTGGCTGTGGCGACATCGGCACAGCCCTTGGGCGCGAGCTGATTGATGAAGGCCATAGCGTCATCGGCGTTCGCCGCCATGTTGAGGCGCTGGAAGGCAGCGGTATCAAGCCTCTGGCGCTTGACCTTGACCACCTTGATGAAGGCGATGCCAAGGCATTGCCCCAGGCAGATTATGTTATCTATACCGTCAGTGCGGACCACTTCGAGGAAGGCGCTTATCAAAGTGCCTACCCTCAGGGCCTGAAGCGCGTACTGAGCGTCCTTGAACGCCAGGAAACACCGCCTAAGCGGGTCTTTTTTGTATCATCAACCAGCGTTTATGGTCA from Halomonas sp. CH40 includes these protein-coding regions:
- the recG gene encoding ATP-dependent DNA helicase RecG, yielding MSSLEAPVTALKGVGEALALKLGRLGIEKISDLLFHLPLRYQDRTRLTPIGSLHAGQEAVIEGEVTASDVVKGRRRSLLIRLSDGSGILSLRFFHFAPAQQQQLRPGVRVRAFGEARAGATGLEIYHPEYRLTSAGAAPVEEYFTPIYPTTEGLNQARLRALTQQALAQLDAHPEALPDVIPAALLARFNLPGLHASLHLLHQPPPEMDLEQLAQGQHPATRRLALEELLAHQLSLREVRLRIQSDGAPALPTGRNLQMRFLAQLPFALTGAQGRVIEEIGLDLARAAPMLRLVQGDVGSGKTVVAAMAALSALSGGCQAAMMAPTELLAEQHYQAFKSWFEPLGIDVAWLAGKLKGKARLDTKAAIADGRARMVVGTHALFQEDVIFQRLGLAIIDEQHRFGVHQRLALREKGADGGLTPHQLIMTATPIPRTLAMSAYADLDVSIIDELPPGRTPVKTVVVSDERRPEVVTRIRTACGDGRQAYWVCTLIEESEALQCQAAEVTRDELTEALPELAIGLVHGRMKAAEKAEVMAAFKAGELDLLVATTVIEVGVDVPNASLMIIENPERLGLSQLHQLRGRVGRGSTESFCVLLYHSPLSKSARERLGVMRDTNDGFQIAEKDLQIRGPGEVLGTRQTGLAQMKIADLERDGDLLDRVSALARELQGEPHVSAVLVRRWLGEAAGRYGQV
- the yccS gene encoding YccS family putative transporter; the encoded protein is MPITLSLRRLWTLDKFAYSLRVFVAFSGALALISVWGDIGFVIPLFLGIIASALAETDDSWQGRLQALIVTLVCFALISWIIRWIFPWPWLMALWLAGATFGLIMLGAIGQRYATIASATLILSIYSMINIEQHGGVDDDVTLRQLLLWLGAAWYGLISVVWCALFSRQPVKLSMARLYKALGKYLMLKAELFEPVRGVDIEARRMALARQNGVVVEALNQAKEMLLRRMEGQRGSRKLNRYLQVYFIAQDIHERASSTHYPYSALTETFFHHDVLFRCQRLLDQQGLACRRLAKSLLLNRTFDHRQSEEALADLRASIANLRDQDKPEWRPLMQPLNALADNLTTLEKQIASAHNPAASQPRQDTALFDRSPGNLKEAWQRVRLNLTLGSPTFRHAIRLSIALVAGFLLLQWLDPEQGFWILLTILFVCRPNFATTKRFLFKRIIGTVLGLIVGWALISLFPQPAIQSMVAVAAGVAFFATREKHYLVATASITLLVLCGFNQVGDGFDLIWPRLFDTLIGAFIAALAIFFIFPDWQGRKLYRTAARVMTSHRHYLDEIIQQYATGKQDDLSYRLARRNAHNSDAAFSSQVNNMLHEPGHYRRQDADSGLRFLLLSNILLSHLSALGAHRHRMADDEDDAQSIPVAKRISALMDYIAGQLASGEPCGAIDKDVERLLEHLEDHPAANGEGAELYRPVQSQLRLIATQLPPIVDVANRLTGSASPSHRH
- a CDS encoding hydrogen peroxide-inducible genes activator — encoded protein: MTLTELRYIVTLAQERHFGRAAERCHVSQPTLSVAVKKLEEELDVALFERSKSNVQVTPLGEKIIAQAQRVLEQSSQIFSMACAGKDQLANPLRIGAIYTIGPYLFPHLVPALAAAAPQMPLYIEEGLTGTLRAKLRSGELDVIIVALPFNETDVVTRPIYEEHFEVLMPSNHPWVERATIYKEDLLKERLLLLGEGHCFRDQILEACPAITHKLNSPNNTLIAEGGSLETIRHMVASRLGITVLPQSALGTESYENTLLVSRPFAPPAPTRTVAIAWRASFPRPKAIDALIQAIAQCRKPLCETGLPS